The Dermacentor albipictus isolate Rhodes 1998 colony chromosome 2, USDA_Dalb.pri_finalv2, whole genome shotgun sequence genome has a segment encoding these proteins:
- the LOC135910996 gene encoding cuticle protein 64-like yields the protein MISLCFLLALAGSAFGVYVPVHYVAPSYSVGPVYSHVVGPAAVATVHSPVLGKVTSVGTYHTIPAIPAATVSKVSTYVPTVTAVHTVPGVTTVKHVPTYGYGFGYGVGYPLGTYAYGLGYGLAPYGLNYGYGLSAIDYATLLKKK from the exons ATGATTTCG CTGTGCTTTTTGCTCGCCCTGGCCGGCAGTGCTTTTGGCGTCTATGTGCCCGTCCACTATGTGGCTCCGTCCTACAGCGTCGGCCCTGTGTACTCTCATGTGGTGGGACCTGCGGCCGTAGCGACCGTCCATTCTCCAGTCCTTGGTAAGGTGACCAGTGTGGGCACCTACCACACCATTCCGGCCATTCCCGCGGCAACCGTGTCCAAGGTGTCCACCTATGTGCCGACTGTCACCGCCGTTCACACCGTTCCCGGCGTCACCACCGTGAAGCACGTTCCAACCTATGGATACGGATTTGGCTACGGAGTCGGCTACCCCCTGGGAACTTACGCTTACGGACTCGGCTATGGCCTCGCCCCCTATGGCCTCAACTATGGCTACGGCCTCAGCGCAATTGACTATGCCACTCTTCTCAAGAAGAAAT AA